GGGTTGGCAGGGCGGGAAGGGCGGGAAGGGTTGGCAGGGCGGGGAAGGGCGGGGAAGGTGGGAAGGTGGGAAGGGCGGATCACACAGGGTAACATGCCGGGAGAAAAGGCTAACGGGCCGATCTCCTTCGGTGCTTGCCGGTTTCACCGGGCAGCCGGTTTCAACGGGCACGCACCCCTGTCTGACGCGGTCGATGCTGTTCGTGCTGCACCCGGCATTCCCCCAATCCTCTTTTTCTGTGTATTTCGTGTATTTCGTGGTCTATATTCCGTGGTCCGGGCTCACCAGGCGCCGCCGGAACGGAGAAAGGCCTCGGTGACCGCGGGGAGGGGGCCCCGTGCGGCGCCGGCGGGGGGGGCGCCCCAGTTCGCGGGCGGCAGGGCGCGGACGACCAGGGGGTCACCGGTCCGCGGGTGGGGCAAGGACACCCGAAAGGCGTGAAGGCCGAAGAAGGGCGCATCCTCCCGACCGCCGTAGAGGCGGTCCCCCGCAATGGGACAGCCGATCCAGGCGAGGTGCACCCGGATCTGGTGCGGGCGCCCCGTTTCAGGGCTCACCGCCAGCAGCGCCCACCCCGCCCCCGGGTCGGCGTGCAGCGTCCGGTAGCGGGTCAGCGCCTCCTTGCCCCGTTCCCGGCGGACGGCGTACTGGTTGAGGCGGTCCAGCCGGCGGGCGATCAGGGTTCGGACGGTCCCCGCCGGGTTCAAGGGCGGCGGCGAGACGACGGCCAGGTAGGTCTTGAGGACCTTCCGCTCCCGAAAGAGCGCGTAGACCCGCCGCTCCGCCTCCGGGGTCTTCCCGAAGAGCACCACCCCCGAGGTGCCGGTGTCCAGCCGGTGCAGGACCGCGGGGCGCCCCGGGAGACCGTGGGAAGCGAGGTAGTCCTCGACCCCTCTCTGGAGGCTTCCTTCCTGCCCCGTGGCGGACAGGTTGACGGGGACCCCCGAGGGTTTGTCCACCACCAGGAGGTGGGGGTCCTCGAAGAGCACCCGGGCCGGGTCCAGGGTGAAGCGGACGAAGGGGCGGTCCGGATCGACGCAGACCCGCACCCGGCTCCCCGGGCGGGGTTGCGTGGCGGGCACGTGACAGCGGGCGCCGTCCACGAAGCACCCGCCGGCCTCGATGACCTTCCGCGCGAGCTTTCGGGACAGCTCCGGCCACAGGTCCGCGACCAGGCGGTCCAGGCGCGTGAGTGCCGCGTCGGGGGCGAGGGTGGCGGAGAAGGTCCGGACGCCCATGTCACCGGGTGCGGTAGGCGGATTCCAGCAGGAAGTAGAAATTTTTCCCGTGGCAGATGTCGAAGAAGGTCTGCAGGCGGGCGGAGTCCTCGGCCAGGAGGAATTTGCCCTCCTGGAGCAGGCGGAGGATTTTCCCGAAGTGGGATTCCAGCAGGTAGCGGTTGACCCGGATAGTCACCTTCTGGAGCCGGTCGGTGTGCTTGTCCCGCCCGTAGGTCATCTCGAGGCAGTGCCGGACTTCCTGGTTCCGGACCAGGCTGTCCTTCAGCTGCCGGTAGAGTTCCTGGAGCAGGGCGACGAAGCGCTGGTCGTCGGGGGAGCCCAGGTCGTAGTCCTCGTCCAGCACGCCGAGTTCGAGGACCAGGTCGTCCTGGGCGGTGACCCGGACCTGCCACCGGGAGGTGTCCTTCGCCTTGTGGGTGCTGGTCATGAACTTGGCCACCATGTCCGGCTCCCGGACGGAGCGAAAGTCGAACAGGAGGGCTTGCGGGGGCTGGTCCGCGAGGATGAAGTCGCTGGCGGGGGTGAACCGGAACTCGCGGCGGGGCGCCAGCCCGGAGGAGAGGTTCGCGAACGCCAGGATCTCCTTCTGCAGGGAGGTTTCCAGGTCGTTGCAGAACGAGGCGATCACCGCCTGCCAGGCCTGCAGCGACGCGCCCTTCTTCAGGTTTTCATCGTTGCAGTTCATGAGGATGTCCGCCGCGTAGTGCACCGGCATGTTGAGCACGGAGATGCCGATGCCCGTGGGGTAGAGGTAGATCCGGCTCCGGAAGCGGACGAAGAAGCTCCGGTCGGTGGCGGCGGAGGCCAGGGTCGGGTCGCAGAGGAACCACCAGGCCGGCCCGTCCCGCTGGGGCACGGCCACCTCCACCCAGGCGTGGGCCCCGAAGTTGTTGAAGTCGTAGATCGCCCCGACCGCCACGGCGCAGGGGACCCCCAGGGCTCGGAGGAGGGCGATCATCAGACGGGTGAAGTCGTCGCAGTCGCCGAGGCCTTCCGCCACGACCTGCATGGGGCTGCGGAGCATGGTGTTCCGGTAGTAGCGGAGGGTCGTGGCCACGTAGAGGTTGACTTTCCGGACGACGGTGAGCAGGTTCCGCTCGGTGCCGACGATCTGCCTCGCCAGGGCCTCGATCTGCCGCCCCTCGTCTTCGCCGGCGTAGTCCCGGCCCCGGATCAGCCGTGCCAGGCCGATGAGGGAATCGGGCAGCCGCACGTCGCCCAGGTTCGGGAAACTTCGCGCCGACTCGGTCTCGTACGGGTGCAGCTTCATCTCGCCGGCGAGGAAGACCTGGCAGCCGGATGCCGGGTCCGCGGCGAGCATGTCCTGGTGGTGGACGGGGATCGTGACCTCGTACTCGTCCGCGGTCTGCGCCGCCCGGACGGAGTACGACGCTTTCTGCCCGTTGACGATGACCCCGGTGACGGACAGCTCCGGCCGGAAGATGCAGGGGAACCGCAGGGTCACCCGGACGGAGCCCTGCTCCCAGCTGGTCTCGGACATCCGGGGGGTCAGCATGACGCGGACCAGCCAGGGGATCCGGGTGTTCCCGTCGATGGGCCGGATGACGAGCTGCGGGAGTTTGTCGGGGTCGAGGGCCGACTCGTAGTTGACGAAGATCCGGCCGTTGATCATCACCAGGTTGCTTCCCAGGGGCGGCCGCGCGGGGCCGTTCCCCTCCCGGATGTAGACGGGGGTGTCGGCCGTGACGACCCGGGCGGTGGAGTCGGCGTGCTCCCGGTCGTCGTCGAGCCCCGAACCGGTGCGCTCGGACCCGCGCATCATGGGGTCCACGAAGCGCTTGATCAGGGAGCCGGGGTCGGATTCCGGCACGTCCAGCCGGGCGAGGGGCCCGGGATGGTCTGCAAACGACGGCCCGCCGGCCAGGGCGACCGCAACGCCGCCCAGCAGGACGATCAACATCGCAACCGTTTTCCTCACCGCTGTTTTTCCCTTCAAGCTGCCCTCACCCGAGCCGGTCTGTTCTCTCTGTCTACGAAAGCTTCCCCCGGGAAGTTCTCCGGCATTATACGGCTGTTCCGTCCAGACCCGGCGGATTTTTCAGGCCCGTTGACCCACGACGAGTACCCCGCAAGAAGAAACTCGCGCTCCGGGCGCCCGCGCCGGCTGCCGGAGCGGTGCGGTCCCAACCCGGCTCACGCGCTTTGCGCAAGCGCAGCCACCAGGGCACGAAGG
This is a stretch of genomic DNA from Acidobacteriota bacterium. It encodes these proteins:
- a CDS encoding RluA family pseudouridine synthase → MGVRTFSATLAPDAALTRLDRLVADLWPELSRKLARKVIEAGGCFVDGARCHVPATQPRPGSRVRVCVDPDRPFVRFTLDPARVLFEDPHLLVVDKPSGVPVNLSATGQEGSLQRGVEDYLASHGLPGRPAVLHRLDTGTSGVVLFGKTPEAERRVYALFRERKVLKTYLAVVSPPPLNPAGTVRTLIARRLDRLNQYAVRRERGKEALTRYRTLHADPGAGWALLAVSPETGRPHQIRVHLAWIGCPIAGDRLYGGREDAPFFGLHAFRVSLPHPRTGDPLVVRALPPANWGAPPAGAARGPLPAVTEAFLRSGGAW
- a CDS encoding transglutaminase domain-containing protein — protein: MLIVLLGGVAVALAGGPSFADHPGPLARLDVPESDPGSLIKRFVDPMMRGSERTGSGLDDDREHADSTARVVTADTPVYIREGNGPARPPLGSNLVMINGRIFVNYESALDPDKLPQLVIRPIDGNTRIPWLVRVMLTPRMSETSWEQGSVRVTLRFPCIFRPELSVTGVIVNGQKASYSVRAAQTADEYEVTIPVHHQDMLAADPASGCQVFLAGEMKLHPYETESARSFPNLGDVRLPDSLIGLARLIRGRDYAGEDEGRQIEALARQIVGTERNLLTVVRKVNLYVATTLRYYRNTMLRSPMQVVAEGLGDCDDFTRLMIALLRALGVPCAVAVGAIYDFNNFGAHAWVEVAVPQRDGPAWWFLCDPTLASAATDRSFFVRFRSRIYLYPTGIGISVLNMPVHYAADILMNCNDENLKKGASLQAWQAVIASFCNDLETSLQKEILAFANLSSGLAPRREFRFTPASDFILADQPPQALLFDFRSVREPDMVAKFMTSTHKAKDTSRWQVRVTAQDDLVLELGVLDEDYDLGSPDDQRFVALLQELYRQLKDSLVRNQEVRHCLEMTYGRDKHTDRLQKVTIRVNRYLLESHFGKILRLLQEGKFLLAEDSARLQTFFDICHGKNFYFLLESAYRTR